CTATCCAACTAAGAAATTTTACCAAGGGGTACCAGAATTGGTGGCTACCATGGATTCCGCCAAATACCGCTCAAAATATTTCAAACAATATTTTGGATTCAATCATTTTAGCATATGATATATCGGTATTGAACACTTCTTGGACAATCTGTATACAAGGCTGTTGCTTTTTGCACATTTCGTCGACTTAGTcgacaaaacagaaaaaaagaatgCATGATCAGGAAGTCAAACTTCAGACGTGTGGTTGCGTACAGACCGGATTAACCACTACGACACTCGAAGAATTATCGTTGGATGAGAGATGGTTATGTATTTATCTACGCTTTGAGAATTTAAATTATTATTTTTCTGAAAAATGATTTCTTTTGCTAGGCCTATTTAACACGGGCAGTGGGAAACCGGTACCCAAAACCTTTGCCGTCTACATCAGCTACTCGGCGAGAGTGAAAAATGCACTATGTCAATAAGCTTAAAAGACCGCAAAGTCACAAGAATCACAGGCCGAAAAAAAAAACACCAGACAAGACAAAAAAAATAGATGAGAGCTAGATGGACCCAATTTTTGTATGGACAATGATTGCTTTGGGTCGAAGCTGGTGCAACAACCAACCCACCATTTCGCACGCATCCTAGCGTCTGGACCCATGAACCATTGTCATTCTTCCTCCTCCCAtcatccttttctttttattttctaccTAAACGTCATCCTTTTTTTTTCTCCATGGCTACCCCCCTCCAAGGTCTGGCGCTGCATGCTGTCGTGGACATTCTCACCTTTCACACGCCTCTTACTTGGTCTTCCTCCGTCCATCTTCTCTCTCAGAAATACCTCAAAAGTGCGCGACTTGAGCAGTTGCTCCAGCTAGTAATTCTGGTTTTAATTTCCTCAACAAAGGTATGGTTTCTCTTCCCAGCCCTGGTTGATCTTAAATTTTTGTGCTTGTTCCTTGCTGGTTCGAGCGAGTTATTGTCTTGATCGTTGAGATGTCAGCCTTTGATCCGTGGTGCAGCGACTTTCGCTCGGCAGGTTGACTCTCTCTGCTCTCTACTCCAGCCTCCGGGTCTATAAGCCGCGGATCCTAGACGGGAAGACCTCAAAAACTGAGTGAGCCAGCCAAGATAATAGCCCTGAGTGACATATTATCAGTGGGCTAATATAAATGTTTTCCTAGTTCTGTTTTGTTAAACTTGCACAACCAAACATGTCTATCCTAACACACAACGTCACACACCGCAATGCGCTCGCAACTGCGATTAACGCAATGTGGTAGCAACTATCAACTCCCGTAAACAGGAATATTAAAAGCATGACATGTATTTGGCCTTGGCATGGTAAGAGATCATGTATTTATCTACACTTTGAGAATTTAAATTCAAGTTTTTCAAAATATAATGCGCATGCAACTATCCACTCCCGATACAAAGAATACAAAATCCATGACTTGTATTTAGCCTTGACACGGTAAGAGATCAACTTAGATAATTGTTATCCTTTGGAATGCTGAGATGAACTTTATAGTTAACATCTGACAACTTGCATTTACCATACACCTAACATATACTATATTTGAAGTTGTAACAAGTAACAGACAAATTCTAATGAGACTTATGGGTGGAGTTGTTAAATTGGGAAGAAGACTACTCACAAGGTGTAGAGGAGGAGCTTGTACCAAGGTTTTAGCTACCCAACCAAGATATTTTACACAGGGGTACTGGATTCACGGTTACCGTGGATACCACCAAATATCACTCAAATTATTTTAAGCAACATTTTAAATTCATTTTTAGCATATGAAATATTTGTATTGAACTCTTCTTGTACAGAATCTATATGCTAGGTTGTTGGGCGCTAAACTGTTATAACGTCAGTGGTCAGGTCACAGGTTTGATCCCTAATAGCTGCTTTATGTTTTGCACATTTCATCGACTTATGTCGAGAAAACAGAAAAACAATGCACAACCAGGAAGTTGAACCTCGGACGTGCGGTTGAATAGTGAATGAGTTTAGCCATTACAACACTTCAAGAATTATCTTCGATGAGTTATGGTCCTGtattttttttttacatttttagctTCTAAATTATTTATTTCCAAAAAAATATTGGCTTGAGAGGCCTATTTAACAGGGGCAGCGATAAACATAGAAACCACCCGGTATCTGATTTGTTTGCTTGGTACCCATAACCTTGGCATGTACACCAGCTAGTTGGCGAGAGAAAATAGCAGTACGTCAATATGCTTAGATGGTcatagcaaaaataaataaatgctTAGATGGTGACGTACTCACAGCAAGTACAGACCACACAAAACAACCAACAACACATAGGAGAAGACAGAAAAGGGGGAGGAGGCATCCATGCATTGTTccattttttttgtgtttttccacGAGGTGCAAAATAACACCTCTAAGCAGTGTGTAATACACACTTTTCTATATATTTCTGAAACATGTACAACCAGTTATAGTTCTTTCCAGACAATGCTAAAGCATACGctgtaaggccttgtacaatggaaggtgcttagagaaataaccCAAGTGTTTCTTAAGCACAAATGCTTATTTCCATATGAGGGGTGCCCAATTAGGCATCCACCCTCTAAAAATAAGCATCCGTGCTTAGAGAAaatctggtttatttctctaaacaCCTCCCTAAGAACCTTCCATTGTACAATGCCTAATGAGCTAGCAACTACGATCGACGAAATGCGCATGCAACTATCCACTACCGATACAAAGAATGTAAAATCCATGACTTGTATTTAGCCTTGACGCGGTAAGAGATCAACTTAGATAAATGTTATCCTTTGGAATGCTGATATGAACTTTATAATTAACATCTGATAAATTAGATGTACCATACACCTAACATATACTATATTTGAAGTTGTAACAAGTAATAACTAACAAATTCTAATGAGACTTATGGGTGGAGACGTGGAGTAGTTAAATAGGGAAGAAGACTTTTCACAAGGCATAGAGCAGGAGCTTATACCAAGGTTTTAGCTACCCAACCAAGATATTTTACACAGGGGGTACCGGATTCACGGTTACCGTGGATACCACCAAATATCACTCAAAATATTTCAAACATTATTTTGAATTCATTTTTAGCAAGATATATTTGTATTGAACTCTTGTTGTTCAGAATCTACATGCTAGGTTGTTGGGCGCTAACATGTTGTAACAACAGCGGCTAGGTCACATGTTCAAGCCTACTGGctgcttttctttttgcaaatttCGCCAACTTAAGTTAAGAAAACAAAAATATGCACGACCGGATGTCAAACCTCACATATGGGGTTGAGTACCAGCTGAGTCTAATCACCATATGCGTACAGACCGGTTTAACCACTACGACACTGAAGAATTACGTTGGATGAGAGATGGTTCTGTATTTATCTACGCTTTGAGAATTTAAattattatttttccaaaaaatatTTCTTTTGCTAGGCCTATTTAACAGGGGCAGTGGGAAACCGGTACCCAAAACCTTTGCCGTCTACATCAGCTACTCGACGAGAGTGAAAAATGCACTATGTCAATAAGCTTAAAAGACCGCAACGTCACAAAAATCACAGGCCGGAAAAAAAACACATCAGACAAGCGAACCAACTTGTGATTGGATGATtggagggacagtggtatccccagcccaccagggttcaagtcctggtgctcgcatttattcctgtatttatttcaggattttcagcgatgcgcattcagtgggggGAGACGTTcgcgtcgatgacgaggtgcctacagtgacttcgtaaatttcaagatgatataccGTCTCAGTctatcggaggtgctcatagggatagggtgtgcgtgtgtgtgtttatagaggtgagtgtatgcgtgtgtatatgaacgcttgcgtctgtactgtattAAAAAAAAACATCAGACaagacaaaaacaaaaaaaatagatgAGAGCTAGATGGACCCAATTTTTGTATGGACAATGATTGCTTTGGGTCGAAGCTGGTGCAACAACCAACCCACCATTTCGCACGCATCCTAGCGTCTGGACCCACGTACCATTGTCATTCTTCCTCCTCCCAtcatccttttctttttattttctgcgTAAACGTCATCCTTTTTTTTTCTCCATGGCTACCCCCATCCAAGGTCTGGCGCTGCATGCTGTCGTGGACATTCTCACCTTTCACACGCCTCTTACTTGGTCTTCCTCCGTCCATCTGCTCTCTTAGAAATACCTCAAAAGTGCGCGACTTGAGCAGTTGCTCCAGCTAGTAATTCTGGTTTTGATTTCCTCAACAAAGGTATGGTTTCTCTTCCCAGCCCTGGTTGATCTTAAATGTTTGTGCTTGTTCCTTGCTGGTTCGAGCGAGTTATTGTCTTGATCGTTGAGATGTCAGCCTTTGATCCGTGGTGCAGCGACTTTCGCTCGGCAGGTTGACTCTCTCTGCTCTCTACTCCGGCCTCCGGGTCTAGAAGCCGCGGATCCTAGACGGGAAGACCTCAAAAACTGAGTGAGCCAGCCAACAACAGCAGTTTATCTCTTCGCAATCCAATACAGGTGAGTACTCCCTAACTGCGAAGAATCATTTAGGTATCTTTTTCCGTTGTCCGGAGTCCAAGACTGGATTTTCCATTTCAGGTGTTGCGGGCAAATTGCTCGGTCATGGAGACCGCGCTGGTGGTGAGCGCCTCCCAGGGCGCCGTGCGGATCCTCTTGGGGAAGCTTGGAAACATCCTTGCCACCAAGTACGCGCTCCTCAGCGGCGTACGTGAGGAGATCCAGGAGCTCAAGGACGAACTGGAGAGCATGACCGGCTGCCTCCGCGACCTGGCTGATCGCGACGACCACAGCCAGCAGGTAATTAATATGGTCCGAGTATTTGAAATTTTGAATGACAAATGACCTCTCCTAATGAATTCCGGAGTTAATCGCTTGCCGTGCGTGCGTATTTGCAGACGAGGATCTGGATGAAACAAGTGAGGGAGGTGGCGTTCGACGCGGAGGACTGCATCGACAAATTCTGCCGTCATCTCGGCCAGCATCCCGGAGATGATCCAGGACTAGCGAGCTACCTTGGCAGGATAATCAGCCTCCTGCGAACGATGGGGTTGCGGGCTAAGCTGGCCGCCGAGATCACGGGGCTTCAGTCTCGCGCCAAGGGCGTGAGCGACCGGCGGGTCAGGTACAGGCTAGAAGATGCGGCAGGAGCTGGTCCTCGCAGCTCGAGCAAATCGCTCCACTCCTCCGGCTACAATCTGCGCCGCTTGCTTCCATCTGAGCTCGGCGGCGGGTCAGGCCTCGTCGGGCTGGACGGCAGGACAAATGAGGTGGTCGGCCTGCTGAAATGCGGCGAGGCACCTCGCCGGGTGGTGTCCATCGTCGGATTCGGTGGCCTCGGCAAGACCACCCTCGCCACCGCCGTCTACAACAGCCCGGAGCTGCGCGACATCCAGTGCCGCGCTTTCGTCGCTGTATCCCAGACCTACGATCTGCGGTCCCTTCTGGAATCCCTGCTGAAGCAGCTTGTGGTTGTACCGGCGGGAACCTCTGACGATAACCATCCCCTCCGAGGAATCAAAACCTGGGGCATAACTGAATTCCCCGATAAGTACACAAAACACTTGACGGATAAGAGGTAAGAATATAATATGTTGAATTAAATATTTAACTGTTTGCTGCAACTGCGAGCGATAGGATACTACATGTTTGATAGAAAAAATTCATGCTTTGTATATTTGCATATCTTTTTAATCTTTGTGTACTTGCATCTCTAAAAAAAGATGATGATATCAACTTAGAtgtctatgtcacatctagatgataACGTTGGATTTCGCCCACGGATCAATCACATCAAAATCGAGGAACACGCACACACATAAAAACTTTTATAGCCAGGGGCCCTTGTCATGtcccttttttccttttatttctcTTCGGTTTTTCTCCCTTTTCATAGTACAACTACACTGTGCAACCTTTATGTGTACATATATACACAACCAAGCTACTCACTTGAGCCATAAACACCGTGATACAATAACAATGCCTAGTCCTACAAACTCTGACACTAAGAGCCcgttcttttttggcctttttgcTTTTAGAATAAGATGTCCTTGCCCAGCTTttctagaagcccaaccaaaaAATTTGATAGGCTCctaaaaaaatatttttcgttGTGTTTCTACAAAAAGCCGGGAGGttcccagcttattctagaaggcACCAAAAGAACTGGACCTAAACCTTGCATAAACTTGAACTAGACTAATAGTACTCAACCTttcttttgcatggtaatacgtgtttCGTTGATAAATCATAAAGATCATAGTATACGTAGACACGGATCTGACAAAACTGAAAACACAGCAGAATGCTAGCCTTTGCACAAAGGAACGCCAGACAAGAAAGAGAAATACAATCAAGATCGAAGAATCCCGTGAGCTTCACACCAATGCCCATCATCTACCTCTGGCATCACTATAGCAGCCACCAACGAAAACAAAAGACGgttcacctcctcacccgagcttgacgcggctccatcactgatatgcaactttgcggacctccaaggtggctcaccaaagacGAAgacattgccgttgaacgaattgGACCAGGGCAACactccggacacgccatcgaactccagatctagcaTCCCCGCATGACTAAGACGTCGGAGAAGAAAACCATACCTGCCTGCCACGAACCACAAACCAAGCACACGATCCACCAACTTTCAGATGTCGCTGATGCATACCAGAATCTGCATCCACTCCTGCACTACCTCCCAAGTTCCGCGCCGGCGCTAGAGCAAACGCGGCCACAATGGCGGAGCCCGACGACACAAGTCCACCACGAGGAAGTCGCTGCCGCCATGCCATTCTTGCATGAAAATACTGGTTTTCAAATCTAACCCAAATATAGCCAAGATTGCCTCATCGGAAAAGGATATGAAAATTCTTTATTCATCGCCGTCATCGCCGCCGCCGAAGTCAAGACGATGAATAGCCTAAAACTTTAAACAACTAAAGCCTAAAACAGTTCATATGCATGAAACCGGCGACCGCCCTCACCACCAATAACTGAGGTCGTTAGCGGGAGTGAGCCGCCAGAGGACGGCGGCACGGCCCTCTGGCGGCGGCTGCAGGATCGCCTTTCTTTCTTCCCTCGGAAAGCTATACACATACTGCCAATTAACTCTACCTTCACAGGTACATGTTGGCTGACTTCCAAGTAACTAAGCCACGTGACGCACGCAAAGGTTTTTATTCAAAACGAGCATCTCTCAAAATTACTCTAACAGGCACGCCCTGAAAATTTACAACGAAGATAAAGCAAAATATTACTGCAGTTTGGAACTTCTTTATTCGTTTTTCAATCAGCTTCACCCTCTTCGATAATTTTTTCCAATTTGATTCATTTTGCACACTCCTCTCCCCTAGAACTAATGTACTTCAGTCGCCGGTGTTCCAAGGCCGGCAGTAGCGACGAGTGATCGAAGATTTGTTCGAAGGTAGATATGAGTGGCGGATAATGATGGTAGCGCACAGAGACATGCAAtttacccaggtccaggccctcCCGGAAAATGTAACATCCTACTCCCTGTGGTGGTTATATTGTCCGAGTGCTTGTCGGCGAGCAAGAGGATCACATGAGAGTAGTTTCTTGTGTTATGAGTTCCTGGCTATGGGGGTGGCCGAGAAACAAGATGGGTAGGAGAAACCCTAGTGCTAGGTGGTTCTAGAATATCTTGGATTCCTTCCGAGAGGGCCCTAGTTTGCTTTATATACTTGACTGAGCTAGCTAGGGTTAGATGGCCTGGGTTAGACTGGTGGGCTCCCAACTATGGGTCGAACTAGATCATGTCACACGCCAGTCATTTGTTGTGACCTTGCCTCTCAATCAGTTCTGGTGCTAAGCTGGCCCATGGGCATGAGTGGCTGACTCTGACCGCTAGGGTTGATTAGCTAGCCCCTTGTCTTCCTGGTGGTACATGTGTGTCGTATCCCCATAAGTAGCCCCCAGAGCAATGGCGGAGATAGGGGTGCCAGacagggccctgccccccccccctaacatcactgaCTTAGGCCTAGTATGAATAGTAACTGTGATCTTTTCCTACTAAAATGGTGGTTTTTGATGGATTGGCCCGCCCCAACAAGATTTAACAATACTCGGCCCCCCTTATCCAATTTTTCTGGCTCCGCCGCTGCCCCGGAGTACCGCATGATCTACCTATTGGTAGGTCGGGATGGATTATTTGAATTCATGCAAAGGAAAGATAAAAAAAGGAGACACGGCAACTCAGTGGTTATCCGTCACATGTAGGCACCCGGCTAGAGCTTTGAATGGCGCCCATGAGACCCGAGCGAGTCGCTTCCAGCTAGTGACCCATCGGGGGAAACATCTTTCATTTATGTTCTGAAGCAAGGTCTTAGATTGTGACACTCGAAATTCTAGTCTCCTGGGCCCCGACTTCTGGCCCATTGGGGCCACGCCATCGGCGTCCTTGGCTTAGATGTGCCCGAGAGATGTGTGGCATATGAGGACGAGTGTGAGCGCTTGTGGCTAGTGGGTCTCGGGTTTTTCCTGGAGACATGT
This region of Triticum aestivum cultivar Chinese Spring chromosome 2D, IWGSC CS RefSeq v2.1, whole genome shotgun sequence genomic DNA includes:
- the LOC123048364 gene encoding disease resistance protein Pik-2-like, which gives rise to METALVVSASQGAVRILLGKLGNILATKYALLSGVREEIQELKDELESMTGCLRDLADRDDHSQQTRIWMKQVREVAFDAEDCIDKFCRHLGQHPGDDPGLASYLGRIISLLRTMGLRAKLAAEITGLQSRAKGVSDRRVRYRLEDAAGAGPRSSSKSLHSSGYNLRRLLPSELGGGSGLVGLDGRTNEVVGLLKCGEAPRRVVSIVGFGGLGKTTLATAVYNSPELRDIQCRAFVAVSQTYDLRSLLESLLKQLVVVPAGTSDDNHPLRGIKTWGITEFPDKYTKHLTDKR